Proteins encoded within one genomic window of Melospiza georgiana isolate bMelGeo1 chromosome 24, bMelGeo1.pri, whole genome shotgun sequence:
- the TMEM39B gene encoding transmembrane protein 39B: MAGGRRGPNRSSYCRTPLCEPGAAGAAAHSSGSSVTGVRSRTRSGSGTGLSSPPLAAQTVVPLRHCKIPELPVERSVLFELQLFFCHLVALFVHYINIYKTVWWYPPSHPPSHTSLNFHLIDFNVLTVTTIVLARRLISAVVKEASQSGKVSLPRSILLVLTRFAVLTGTGWSLCRSIIHLFRTYSFLNLLFLCYPFGMYIPFLQLNCDFRKAGLFTQVTNIGPRDTGEVTARGRDYLTVLKETWKQHTRQMYGMEAMPSHACCLSPDLIRNEVEFLKMDFNWRMKEVLVSSMLSAYYVAFVPVWFVKNTQYYDKRWSCELFLLVSISTSVILMQYLLPARYCDLLHKAAAHLGCWQKVDPALCSNVLQHQWTEECMWPQGVLVKHSKNVYKAVGHYNVAVPSDVSHFRFHFFFSKPLRILNILILLEGAVIFYQLYSLISSEKWHQTISLALILFSNYYAFFKLLRDRLVLGKAYSYAASRDSEQKLN; encoded by the exons ATGGCCGGGGGACGCCGGGGTCCCAACAGGAGCTCCTACTGCCGGACCCCGCTGTGCGagcccggggctgccggggctgcCGCGCACTCCTCGGGCTCCTCGGTCACCGGCGTGCGCTCCCGCACCAG GAGTGGCTCGGGGACAGGCCTGTCCAGCCCCCCTCTGGCAGCCCAGACCGTCGTCCCCCTGCGGCACTGCAAGATCCCCGAGCTGCCCGTGGAGAGGAGCGTCCTGTTCGAGCTGCAGCTCTTCTTCTGCCACCTCGTCGCCCTCTTCGTCCACTACATCAACATCTACAAGACAGTGTGGTGGTaccctccctcccaccctccctCTCACACCTCCCTG AACTTTCACCTCATTGACTTCAACGTGCTGACGGTGACAACCATCGTCCTGGCACGGCGCCTCATCAGTGCTGTCGTCAAGGAG gCTTCCCAGAGtggcaaggtgtccctgccacgcTCCATCTTGCTGGTGCTCACTCGCTTCGCCGTGCTCACGGGCACGGGCTGGAGCTTGTGTCGCTCCATCATCCACCTCTTCAGGACCTACTCCTTCCTCAACCTCCTGTTCCTGTGCTACCC GTTTGGGATGTACATCCCCTTCCTCCAGCTGAACTGTGACTTTCGCAAGGCCGGGCTCTTCACCCAGGTCACCAACATTGGCCCCAGGGACACGGGGGAGGTGACAGCCCGGGGCAGGGACTACCTGACAGTGCTCAAGGAGACGTGGAAGCAGCACACGAGGCAGATGTACGGCATGGAGGCCATgcccagccacgcctgctgcCTGTCCCCGGACCTGATCCGCAACGAGGTGGAGTTCCTGAAGATGGACTTCAACTGGCGCATGAAGGAGGTGCTGGTGAGCTCCATGCTCAGTGCCTACTACGTGGCCTTCGTGCCTGTGTGGTTTGTCAAG AACACGCAGTACTACGACAAGCGCTGGTCCTGCGAGCTCTTCCTGCTGGTGTCCATCAGCACCTCGGTGATCCTCATGCAGTACCTGCTCCCTGCCCGCTACTGTGACCTGCTCCACAAGGCTgcagcacacctgggctgctggcagaAGGTGGATCCTGCCCTCTGCTCCAACGTGCTGCAGCACCA GTGGACTGAGGAGTGCATGTGGCCTCAGGGGGTGCTGGTGAAGCACAGCAAGAACGTCTACAAGGCCGTGGGTCACTACAACGTGGCCGTGCCCTCGGACGTGTCGCACTTCAGATTCCAC TTCTTTTTTAGCAAACCGCTGCGAATCCTCAACATCCTGAtcctgctggaaggagctgtCATCTTCTACCAGCTCTACTCGCTGATTTCCTCGGAGAAGTGGCACCAGACGATCTCCCTGGCTCTGATCCTCTTCAGCAATTACTACGCCTTCTTCAAGCTGCTGCGGGACCGCCTGGTGCTGGGCAAAGCCTACTCCTatgctgccagcagggactcAGAGCAGaagttaaattaa